Genomic window (Oryza sativa Japonica Group chromosome 3, ASM3414082v1):
TATAGCAGACAGAGCTGTATTCTCTGGTGATTGAACAGAGGATTGGAGGTTGTTCTTGGTTCTTGGAGGAGAATCATCTCCCTTGGCAGGTAAAATTTTGTACCCATGTTTCGGTTTTTCCGTTTTCTGTTCTGTTCTGTGAATGATCATGTGTTCTTTTGTTTCTGTGATTCTGTCTGAATTCTGAAGCTTCAAAAAATCATTAGTTTCTGCAGCTATCTGCAGAGAGGATAAAATGGGCTTCTTCTATATGAGACATTTAAAGGGCATACATGCAATTTCTGATGGCATGATTCATATGTTGCATACTTAAGATCGAATCTTTTGTGGAGGAATATCCATCTCGGTAaattgtgtgtgtgttttgtaaGAAATTCACCTGATGGTGGAAATTTGTGTTCTTGCGTGTAGCTCTCTACaagcaggaggaagaagacgacacGGCAGTACAGAGGATCAATGGAGGAAGAACCGAGTGCAACGTGTAGGTACTTTTGCCACATGTGCTCGCTGATCGTGAGGCCGGAGATGGGCATCGAGGAGGTGAAGTGCCCCCACTGCCACTCCGGCTTCGTGGAAGAgatggtcggcggcgacgacgacgatggacggCGAAgcggcaacgccgccgccggaggccgCGGCGCTGCCAGTGAGGAgaacgccgacgacgaggcgaCGCCCGCTCCGCCTCCTTGGGCGCCTATGCTCATAGACCTCCTCGGCGTCTCGTCCCGACGCCACGGCCTCGATGATGGCAGCAGCGACCTCGCCGCCTTCGCGCGGAGGCAGTACCGCAACATCGCCTTCCTGCAGCTGCTCAGCGCGCTCCAGGACGACGACGAAGCCGGCGGCGACACGCCCGGCGACTCGGGGCGCGAGCGGCTCGTTCTGGTTACCCCCGCGGACGGCAATGGCGCCGCCGCGACGTCCGGCTTCACGCTCGGCGACCTGTTCCTCGGCCCCGGGCTGGACCTGCTGCTGGACTACCTGGCCGACACCGACCCGAACCGTCAGGGCACGCCGCCGGCCAGGAAGGAGGCCGTGGCCGCGCTGCCGACGGTCCGGGTACAcgacgcggccggcgcgacGTGCCCGGTGTGCCTGGACGAGttcgaggccggcggcgaggcgagggagATGCCGTGCAAGCACAGGTTCCACGACGGCTGCATCCTGCCGTGGCTGGAGGCGCACAGCTCCTGCCCCGTGTGCAGGTACCAGCTGCCCACGGACGACGAGCCCACCGCCGGCAACGTCGTCGTTGCAgccgagggcggcgacgagctCATTGGCaatgcacgcggcggcggcggcgatggtgatgGCGACGGAGGAAGCAGTGGCAGGAGGCGCTGGCTCTCGTGGCCTTTTGGCGGGTTATTCTCGCACAGATCGAGCAGGAGGTCCTCCTCGTCGTGACGGCAAAATGCAGCAAACAATGTGATTAGTTCAGTTGTCTAGTTGAGTAGTTGTATGTCCCTGCATCAGTGCATTCTTGTATAGTTGGATAGCTGCATTTGTTCTTTGGTCGAAACTTGAAACTGTAATTTTTGGGTGGTTAAGGTGAGCATCTGTgataaacattttgaaacacCAGTTTAAGCGAGACATTAGTTAAGTATCAATTCGGTACTAATAGTATGATACCATGATCCAGTCAGGATTCGGTACGCAGCAATCTACGTATATTGCTTTCTGCCTGTTAGTATCTTGCCTCTGCCCATAAATGACTAGATAGATACAGTAACTGATTGCCAGTTCATGTGTTGAACCTAGTATTGTGAGACCACACGGCTCTGACTTGTCGAAAATCAAAATGTACGCCGGTACCATGCTTGAGAATGGCACGGTTTGTTTCATTAGGGCACCCGCAATAATTATCTATAGACTCTCTATAAAAGATCCATGTCAGTATATTTTCCTACTTAGAAGAgattaaataaagagagagagagtaaagctatctactaacctggagatagtctatagataaaaacgaggcaatggatgagagagctatagatacccatgtagacatactattgaggttgtttactattaatctagtctattgctgagatgtacatgtttgaTAGAGAACACCTTATTTTACCATTATAGGTGCTCTTAGCATATAGGAGTTAGACGTCGTCATCAACCACATCATTTGGTCTTATCTTGAGCTTTCCAGAATGGAATACTGAATCATGTTGTTGAATTTCCTTCGGCAATCGTGTGCACCCGCGTCAAACACATGGATGATAAAGCCAAATGCAGAACCTGTGTTACCTGATTTAACAGCCTGGCAGATGGCCATCCTAGCATAAATCTTTCcgtcaatactccctccgtttcgaaatatttgacatcgttaactttttagcccatgtttaaccattcatcttattcgaaaacttttgtgaaatatgtaaaattatatgcctacataaaaatatatttaacaatgaatcaagtgataggaaaataattaataattagaataagacgaacggtcaaacatgtttaaaaaaatcaacagcgtcaaatatttcgaaacggagggagtataacacaAACAACCAGATCAATAGACGATCCTAGTATAAATCTTTATATCTTCACATGTTAATTAAAAAAGTTATAAATCTTTACATCAGTGTGTATTCATAAACAACCAAATCAATGGATCAACAAGACTTACCGAGGGCATATAACACAAAGTTTAACTATTGTATTGTTTATAGAGAGTTTATGAAAGTTTATTTAAGAACTAGTAGCTTGTAGCTCCCGCACGTATCTGAAATTTATCTATACACATAAATAATTTCAACTTAACCATGTTTCGCAGCTAACGGCTGGGGAGGGGATATGTACCTGTCACGGACATCGGGCAATCCCAGTGGCTGGCTGTGTTGTGCTTTCATAGAGGTGCTACGCAACAACCTCATGTAACAATCAGACCAGAACAAAAATATACACCATTTCCTTTTtctaaaaaggaaaaacacaAACGAAAAGCATAAAATGGGTAGCTGAACACAAAGTACACAATAAGACAGGTAGCTAAACGTAGTACGTAGGTAATATATACATAGTACTAGCACGTTAGAATTAGCTAACCAAATAAAAGCAAACATCCCAACATAACTTTCTCTCACAAAAAATTACTCTCATCACTAAATGAAAATGAATGATCACTATGAACTAGTTGACGGTCACTATCTTAACTATAGAATATCCGCCGATGCGATGCAACACAACGACTGAATCTCCTGAATTGCAAAGACCAAGTTTCTTTGCATAATCTATGCCAGATAATATAGCTTCATCGGTGGATTCAATATCAAATGCCTTTGGTGTAGCGGTGCTCAGCATTGGGATCAAACCCCTGACAATGAGACTGTCTTGCAGGTGCCTCATCACTGCAAGTCCAGTTAAAACTATCATCAGCTTTTAGTTCTGGAACAACCACAAACAGCACCGGCATGGCTGGCCTGTACTTCGCAATGAGCCTTGCAGTTGTACCACCCCTGGTAAGAACCAAGATGAGTGAAGCTTTGGATATATTGGCTGTCTGAACGGCTGATGATGCCAAACTCTCAAGTGGGCTAAGAGGAACTGGAGCTTCTGAACTAAGTTTCTTGAAAATGAAAGGGTAGTCCAGGTATAACTCTGCTCTTGAACAAATATTCGCCATGGTCTGCACTGCTAACTCTGGATATGCCCCTGCTGCAGTCTCACCACTAAACATCACGCAGTCAGTTCCATCAAGGACAGCATTAGCTACATCAGTAGCCTCTGCCCGTGTAGGACAAGGGGATTTAATCATTGATTCAAGCATCTGGGTTGCAGTAACAACAGGCTTTCCATGTATATTGCATTTATGAATCATCACCTTTTGTGCATAGAATATCTTCTCAATTGGGATCTCCATTCCCAAATCTCCTCTTGCAACCATGAAAGCATCTGAATTTGCAATTATCTCATCAACATTAGCAACACCTTCTTGATTTTCAACCTACACAAAAAAACATCATAACAGATTAAGATCAACATATAATAACAAATGTGTAAAGCATGTAAAGAGAAACTAACCTTTGACATGAGTAGAATCGACTTAGCATGTTCACCGAGCACACTTCGAACCAGCATAAGGTCTGATCCTTTACGCACAAAGGAGAGTGCAATCATGTCAATCTTATTTGGCACACCCCATTGAAGGATGTCCACCTTGTCCTTTTCTGTTAGTGTTGGGAGATCCACAATAACCCCAGGAAGATTGACATTCTTTCTCTCACCTAGCATAGCAGAATTCTCACATCGACACCGAACTAGGCCTTGCTCACAATCACAAGAAAGCACCGTGAGTGTGATGGTGCCATCAGCACATAGTATAGTGCTCCCAGGCTTCAAGTCTATAGCCAACTTATGGTAGCTCATGGAAATCAAGTTCTCATCCCCCTTTATGGAATAATCTATGGTGATGGTAATTTCTTTCCCCTGCTTCAGCTGTATGGGTTTGCCATCTTTCAAAAAGCCTGTGCGTATCTCTGGTCCCTGTTGCAAACATAGTTAATTTCATGCACAATAAAGAAACAATTTTGCATATTTCTTCATTCTCCGTCACCACATTGAATTTTGATGGATGTTCAAATAGCTTTATGCATTGCATGAAACCAAATGTAGTAACCTAACGTAATAAGCAACATATGGCAGTGAAATAAATCCTAACTAGTGGAAAACACACGTTGCAGCGGAGAATTTAGAAATACATTAAAGAACACTCGAAGAAAacaatttgtaaattgtataCTTGTAATATCTAAATGAACAATATTTGTATAGTAGTAGTTGATGTGAAATTATAATTCTACATGGCACTTGGATAGTTATGTatgacttttattttttatttttgagtaaattgcacccacggtaCAATAAATTGGCAGGTGGGTGCGGTATAGTGCAAGAACTTGGGAATTGAACGTCTGAGTGCAATAACTTGACAAATGGGTGCGTTCTAGTacaatttacatccaattacttttaagattttttttgttttcttcaccttctcaaatatcaaccgaaatataataatttttacatCCACTTTAATTGActttcaattattatttattaggataaaaatataaatatacttatacAAATCCGCCCtactatattgtcaaaataagtaCATAAACattgaatttatataaaaaatactccaaataattaagttgccgtataactttttaatttattgtatcaaaatcatatctaccttgcaagttgttgcatttataCGATTACTTACAAAGTTCTTATATTAAATTGCACCTATCTACCAAGTTGTTGTACTAGAACGCTCATTTCTCAAGTTATTGCACCAAATTGCACCCACTGCCAAGTTGATGCACCatggatgcaatttactctttattttttttgtcatggaCTCATGGTTCAATGCCCATTAAGTTTTACAGCAACAATTACACTTAGTGGGTTGTAAATGCATATGATGAATGGACGGTTGAGATTAAAGCATGAGAGAGATCCAAAAGCTACTATTTTCTAGATGATGTGGCTCAATGCATGTCAAGCTTTTGGTGCCAATTATATAAGGATTTGTCAGTTGCATATGCAATAAATATGCCAACAATAATCATATGCCTCGGCAAAAGAAATAGTAATAATATAAAAGAAATATAATGCCAAATCGTGCAGGTCCCCTTGACAATAAAACAGAGTGCTCATATTCTGAAAATACACTAAAACCTAAATTTGAACCTCCTAGATTCCAGGAGAAACCCACAAAGTCAAAGTCTAAATATTTATGATTATGTCATCAAGACAAGTTACAAAGTctaaagtttaaatttttaCTTATTCATGCCATCTAATCAGAACCATAAACTCCAACATTATAATCACAAAATAACAGGATGCCGCTAAGTCTAAAACTTTATGATTCCGATATGAACACAAGGTAATTAATCACAAGCAAGCAATAAAGTAACATGATGCCGTTAAGTGTAAAACTTTATGATTCCGACATAAGCACAACGTAATCACAAACAAGCAACTAAGATTATAAATGcagccatgccgccgccggcgcaggaGCCCCTGGGCCATCCTGGCCACAATCCCCAACGTGGTGGGCCGACATCTCTGTCGACCTCAACGACGTCCCGCGGGCCTCCGTCCTCACCGTGCCGCTCCACATCTCCCTCCCGGAGTCCCGGCCTGCCTTGGATGCTACCCctacgtcgccgccgccgacggctccGGCCTTCTCATCCTCCTCGGCACGCATCCTCTgtcacctccgcctccacccaTGGTCTCCTACCACATCTGCGACGCGCGCACCTGCAAGGTAGTCTCCCTCCGCGAGCGCGACCTAACGCGGCGCCCCATGGCCTTCTACGGGGCCGCCAACGTCGGCCTCATCGtgaaggacgacgacggcggcggctgtaCCTGACTACCTGTATGGTCGCTGAGCTCCAGCCCCGGTGCGAgacgccaccggcggcgccacGCTGCACACAGCTACAAGGTCGGGGAGTGCTGCGAGTGGCGCGAGAGGGAGCTCACCACCTGCTCGGCCCTGCTCACCCGGGACTGGTACCCCGATCGAGGGCGTCGTCTCCCACGTCGGGACGATGCTCTGGTGGATCGACCTCTCCTAGGGCCTCCTCGCCTGCGATCCCTTCGCCGAGGAGCCCAACCTGCTCCACGTCCCGCTCCCGCGTGTCCCCCCGACGAGCAGCTCCCTTTCACGGTCGGCCTGACCGCGGCGGCCATCGCTGCGGTGAAGGTGAGCGGAGGAAGGCTGAGGTACGCGCAGATCCACGGCGAACCCGACGCGCCGGTGGTCAGCACGTGGGCGCTCGCCGAATCCACCTGCAGGTGGAACCCCGAGCGCAGCGTGCCATTGGCCGAGGTCTGGATGGACCGGAACTACGCGGACGCCATGCTGCCGCGGAGCTGAGCGTCCCTGCACTTAAGCTCCTCCACCCCACGGATCCGGACGgggtcttcttcttcctccgatCTTGCATCTTCGCCGTCGACCTACGGGCTACGGCTGAGGAAGATGGTGGCGTTCGATCGGTTGGAGATGCTCGACCCGCCGCGTGAACTTTGGCTGAAGCGCTCCTCCCACTTCGTCCACGCATGGCAGTATGATCCTTCAAGCAGTCGTATGTATATTTTGTTCGTCTCTGCCCTTCCATCTCTTTATCTTGGTGCGTTCAGATGACGATAGCTTGTGTGTTCAGACGTTCCTGCCAATTATCATTAGCATGGATTAATTTCACCGAGCTACTGGCAGTTGTGTTGATATAAGCACATTGAACCTCTATCAAAAACTTCAGAATCCTGtttcaaaaacaaataaatatataaaaataatcagAACCCCTGAACTAAAACAAGACCAGAAATCCTGCCCTGGTTTCCAAATAATTTTACCTTGAAGATTCACAAATTCTGGAATGCTTTATGAGTTAGATAGTGTGAATGTGTGATAGTTACGAAGAAATTAAACAAGATATGAGAAAATAGATGAACTCGCcgagataaattttaaatgctagAAGTCATTATATAGGCTGGGGGGTATATCTTTTACATTTGTGCAtgggaacatatcctatgcatacCAACTAGCTAGCAAAtgtcacaaattttttttaaaaaaatattgacatGTACTTCCAATAATATTACATATATCTGCAAAATCTCATATTCAAATACATTATATTTTAACTGtaacaaaatttgaaaaatcTGACAAATCCGTtcgaattttatctttttttaggcTAAACTATAATGGATTTGAAGATAAAATTTAACAcatgtgtaatactattgaaagtatgtgttcaattttttatagaattttctaTAATATTTGCTAGTTGATATACATGGAAAGCTTTTGCGAATAGAATACGCTCTCGTGCGTATAAGTCACATGGACCACTTGGTTTTATGGGGAACTAATTATCTTTTTAGGCGTTTCTCCATAGAATATTTAACCATTTTATAATGCTTATAAATCTTGGTTGAAGTGTTAACCAGTTGCTCTCAGCTTACATATAACCGTTGTGATTTCTTGTCTTTAAAGGGCCTGACTTTGTATCAACATGCTTAAGGCAGGAGAAGGCGATTGCTGCTAATAAGAGCAGGTGACTTATTTTGCATATCCTTAAATTTTGGAAGGCCTAATACTCCTCTCTTCTTTTGATTCAGCTTGTCTATGATTCCCGTCACGCGTAGCACCGGTACGTACTGTAATCTATGGAGTATCCTTCAATCGCAATAATTGGATAGGATGTTTCTTTTGTCCAGGCTACATAAAAGTGAGCAAATTTTTGCAAAACACCATGAAAACAGCCATATGTAACACAAAACACcagtttccatttttttttgcctcaTATAAAACTTGTTATGTGACACATATTACACAAAACACCAGTTCTTTAACCTTCATAGTGACATAGGTCCGTGGAGCTAAAACCAACGATCTCCACCAATCCAGACCAAACTGCACCGAATCGCCATCACTTGGCTCATGTTTGGTCTTCTGTCTTTGGGATCGTCCCATCAGGTTCACAATTTTGACGAAAACCGGTCGAGTTCTACGAAATTTCGAGGTTTCAACGAGGCTCGAAAGTAGAAGTCGTCTGAGATTTCGAtgagtttcatccaaatttaaatttgaattaataaaaaggaaaaaaaaatcttataaacaatatgatattcatagaaccTATTGGATGTAAGTTTTCgaaaaaaatgatgtattttgtgtatttactgaaatttacattaggaaagaaaagaataacgaattaaaaaaaggaaaaaatttaGCTTACCTCCTTTTCTAGTTACTGATTGAAATTTCGATTATTTCGCTCGGAATTTTGCTAAAGCCGACTGGTTTTTGaaaatttgtattcaaattttggtttatgaatttttttcggaatcTACCGGCTTTCTATCGAAAACCGTCCATCCGCCAGAGCCTGAAACGGAGGGCCATCTCGGAATTGTAAACCTGCGTCCTATCATGTCGATGCTTGTGTATTCTGTGGTCGCCATGGGGTTGCTCCGTCCATCTACTGCTAGACAGCAGTTCAACGCTGCTGTAATCACCAGACAAGTGTCAGTGTGTGGAGCTTAAAAATTGGTGTTTTGTGTTATTTATGTCACATATACCTGGTTTCTAATGGTACATATGGCTCTAGACCTGGTTTCTGATCGAATACATTCTTGTCGTAATTGTGACGTCATATTTATTTGTTTCTTGggtcaaaagttttttttaccgAAGAGCTGATATTCTCTGCTGTATTTTCAGTTGAAAGATTGAAGAAAGTTTAGGATCATGTAACcaggcagcagctgcagcaggagcagcagcatcagGAGCAAGGAGGTGCAGAATCTCCGAAGAAAGCAGAATCAACCTGCCCCATGAAGTATGAATGAACGGTAGAGTAGCATATTTTGCGCATGATTTGGGGTGGTCCCGCCGTCCCGTGCGAAATGCTACCTGGCCGTGTGAGAGTTAGGGCTCTAATTAGGGTACCATAGGACCTGCGCCAATTTCGACTAAGTTTCTTAAGGATAGACATTCTCACGTGTCTTTTATGGGATTTTTTATAGGTCTTTTGGTATATCTTGTTACAAAGTGAAATTAGTGTAGACAATTACtcttatatataataaaataaaaaatatacactAAATATGTGCGAAAGGCTACCAGGTGAAAGACTGAGAGATGTGTTATGATCACCTAGCTCGTGCAGGGCACAGATTCGTATGGGGGAGTGCCGGTCTATGATATTTCTTCTGCACAGCCAAACGTTCATAGTTGGGGCAGAGTCGGAACTGTTTGGTCGCGTGTGGCTTGCTCAGCATTGAAAATTTCCAACCCCCTTTGTTCTAGCAACGTAGTTTGGTGTGTGTGGAATAGTATTGTTTGTTTCATCGGTGCAATATCTTTAGAGTTGTGGCAGAATTGGAGCCATTGCATTGGATGTGGCTAACTAGGCAACAATAACCCACAACGCTTTTACTCTAAGTCTCTTAAGAACGTAGAGGTGATCATTAGTTGAAAGAGCTTATGGTGAAAATCTTGCCCAGTCTCTGGCTGGTGGTGCTAACAACATCAAACGTCTATGGTGCACCGTTTTCCTCCTTAGAGGCATTTTCATGTGGCTTTCTCTCTCTTCGAGTAAAAACCTAGTTTGGTGTTCTGAACAACgcaatattttagatgttgtacTAGAAACGACGCGCGGCCTTGCCACGCCCAATTTAGATTAGGCCAATCTATTTTGTCAACAGCCTTATTTAGGATCGAGCATATGGTGTGCCTCGTTACCTTATTTCAAGGTTTGAACCAAAAACATAAACAAATGAATTAATAGGCGTTGGGACTTGAGATCACAATTGTGCAAGGAAAATAAAATGTTCTTGCACACGAGCAAGAAAATGGACTCGGTAGTACCATTGGCAATGAATATATTGTATGTATTTACCAGGTGAGTATTAATTACACCATTTCTAACATGAAAAAACAATGTAATACCCTGAATGGATGCTTTGTTAGCGTCAAATTTTGCAATTTGTGTTTCTTCTGGATTTCTGAAAagcaaaaaataatattaagaAATACACAAAAATGCGTCTACTTCGATTGGTTAAATATTGCATCTAACTGTACAGGTATCACAAAAGGAAACCTTACAAAATCGTCATGGCaaaggtagaaaaaaaaatcaaatgacaaGTACTTCAAAGAGGTCAAATTGCATATGCCAGGGTCATTAATTAGACAGTACTTCAGTACCTGGCTAGGAAAACAAATCAAAATTAAACATTTAATAATATGGCTCCATATCAACTTGAGCCCTGATCACTAATCTTGTTGCTTAATATGATAACATGATTGGGATTTTTTacttatctttattttttttctacaaaataaTGCCAGTTCAGTTTAAGAACTCAATACTCAGTATCCAGTATCATGTCGTCATTGCATGAATAAAAGAGTACACATAGAGACCATTGCCCAAAAGAAAAGGTGCATGAAGCTACAATTAATCATGGTAATAATTCAACAATACTTCCGTTTCGACGACACTAC
Coding sequences:
- the LOC4332701 gene encoding E3 ubiquitin-protein ligase SIRP1-like; amino-acid sequence: MEEEPSATCRYFCHMCSLIVRPEMGIEEVKCPHCHSGFVEEMVGGDDDDGRRSGNAAAGGRGAASEENADDEATPAPPPWAPMLIDLLGVSSRRHGLDDGSSDLAAFARRQYRNIAFLQLLSALQDDDEAGGDTPGDSGRERLVLVTPADGNGAAATSGFTLGDLFLGPGLDLLLDYLADTDPNRQGTPPARKEAVAALPTVRVHDAAGATCPVCLDEFEAGGEAREMPCKHRFHDGCILPWLEAHSSCPVCRYQLPTDDEPTAGNVVVAAEGGDELIGNARGGGGDGDGDGGSSGRRRWLSWPFGGLFSHRSSRRSSSS